CTCACCGTGGCGATCGCCTCTAGCAAGCGTTCAAGCATCACCGGGTCATCTACATTACCAGGACGATGGAGGGTCACCAATCCGTACTGCTGAGGCTGAACTGGGTAGGTCTCTAGCAGTGTGGATTGGTGACGAGCCCGTTCGAGATTGGCCTTGAGGCTATCAATCATCACATTGCCCACGAAATGAATGGCTTCTGGGGCAATACCCTCCCGCAACAGGTTATCCGTGGCGATCGCCGAGGTGGTGAAGAACAAATCGCTAATGGCATCGGTGCAGATGCGGTTAATCTCCTCCGGCATGGTTCGATCCCAACTGCACAACCCTGCCTCCACATGGGCGATGGGAATATGTAGCTTGGAGGCAGCTAGGGCTCCCGCCAAGGTAGAGTTCACGTCGCCTACCACCAGCACTAAGTCAGGCTGATAGTCCTGCATCACCTCTTCTAAGGCGATCATCGTCCGCCCCGTTTGCTCGGCATGGGACCCCGATCCAATCCCTAAAAACACATCTGGCGCAGGCAGTTGTAGGTCATCAAAAAAGACCTGAGACATACGGTCATCATAGTGCTGCCCGGTGTGAACTAATTGCCACTGCATCGTGGAATAGAGATTCATCTGACGCAGAATGGGCGCGATCTTAA
This sequence is a window from Candidatus Obscuribacterales bacterium. Protein-coding genes within it:
- the wecB gene encoding UDP-N-acetylglucosamine 2-epimerase (non-hydrolyzing), giving the protein MKILNVVGARPNFVKIAPILRQMNLYSTMQWQLVHTGQHYDDRMSQVFFDDLQLPAPDVFLGIGSGSHAEQTGRTMIALEEVMQDYQPDLVLVVGDVNSTLAGALAASKLHIPIAHVEAGLCSWDRTMPEEINRICTDAISDLFFTTSAIATDNLLREGIAPEAIHFVGNVMIDSLKANLERARHQSTLLETYPVQPQQYGLVTLHRPGNVDDPVMLERLLEAIATVSERVPLLFPMHPRTQQRLETFGLQARLDSLDQVWVTPPLGYLDFICALSSAQFTLMDSSGVQEETTVLGIPCLTMRDNTDRPETVIEGTNTLVGQDPDRIIQEVFQILEGQGKTGRIPDLWDGNTAERIVDILAVWGAALPATTPCPTVV